A section of the Candidatus Thermoplasmatota archaeon genome encodes:
- a CDS encoding hydroxymethylglutaryl-CoA synthase has translation MEKSGIVGYGAYVPRYRIKADEIARVWGKTGKIISAGLNIYEKSVPSIDEDTATISVEAARRAVASSRIDPKDIGAVYVGSESHPYAVKPTATIVGEAIGATPDMTAADYEFACKAGTAAIQTCLALVKAGMIKYGTAVGADVSQAAPGDALEYAASAGGAAYIIGKDNLIAEINENVSYTTDTPDFWRREGEPYPGHGERFTGEPAYFRHVIACTKKLMDKVGTNPSDYDYAIFHQPNGKFPRRAAKKLGFLEEQIEEGLLCPIIGNTYSGSTPLGLSAVLDVAKPGDRILATSYGSGAGSDSFDITVTEKIKNYPRNKIREMIDNKVYVDYAIYMRYRGEFR, from the coding sequence CCCAGATACAGGATAAAGGCCGATGAAATAGCAAGAGTCTGGGGGAAAACTGGAAAGATCATATCTGCCGGTCTGAACATTTATGAAAAATCTGTACCTTCAATTGATGAGGATACCGCTACAATTTCTGTAGAGGCAGCCCGCCGTGCGGTTGCATCGTCCAGAATAGATCCAAAAGATATAGGGGCAGTATATGTTGGCTCTGAATCCCATCCATATGCCGTGAAGCCTACGGCGACCATTGTAGGGGAGGCAATAGGGGCTACACCAGATATGACGGCAGCCGATTATGAATTTGCATGTAAGGCAGGAACAGCAGCCATTCAGACATGTCTGGCCCTAGTAAAGGCAGGTATGATAAAATATGGGACGGCAGTTGGTGCCGATGTCTCACAGGCTGCACCAGGAGATGCGTTGGAGTATGCTGCATCTGCCGGAGGCGCCGCATATATAATTGGAAAGGATAACTTAATTGCAGAGATAAATGAAAACGTGTCATATACGACCGACACCCCTGATTTCTGGAGAAGGGAGGGGGAACCATACCCTGGTCATGGGGAACGATTTACAGGAGAACCGGCATATTTTCGCCATGTTATTGCCTGTACAAAAAAGTTGATGGACAAAGTGGGGACGAATCCATCAGATTATGATTATGCCATTTTTCATCAGCCAAATGGAAAGTTTCCCAGGAGGGCAGCAAAGAAACTGGGATTTTTAGAGGAACAGATTGAGGAGGGGCTTCTTTGTCCAATTATAGGCAATACTTACTCCGGGTCGACACCACTGGGCCTTTCTGCAGTACTTGATGTAGCAAAACCCGGAGATAGGATACTGGCAACATCATATGGTTCAGGTGCAGGTTCCGATTCCTTTGATATAACTGTTACCGAAAAAATAAAAAATTATCCGAGAAATAAGATCAGAGAAATGATAGATAATAAGGTATATGTTGATTATGCCATATATATGAGATATAGGGGTGAATTTAGATGA